The Thermus caldifontis genome includes a region encoding these proteins:
- a CDS encoding ubiquitin-like small modifier protein 1, producing MPKVNLYATFRDLVGQGQVQVEGRTVGEVLQALIQAYPALREELFEGEELAERVSVFLEGRDVRYLNGLATPLAEEATLDLFPPVAGGAFAQRFGALPPWLLERYLLEWGGRKLEEGVYALSGATVRFAEAEPLRVGSLSISQLGVEVEGEEAEAWFQRIQMAAARGGG from the coding sequence ATGCCTAAGGTAAACCTCTACGCCACCTTCCGGGACCTGGTGGGCCAGGGCCAGGTCCAGGTGGAGGGAAGAACGGTTGGGGAGGTTTTGCAAGCCCTGATCCAGGCCTATCCCGCCCTGAGGGAGGAGCTCTTTGAAGGGGAGGAGCTGGCCGAGCGGGTTTCCGTATTCCTGGAGGGGCGGGATGTGCGCTACCTAAATGGGCTTGCCACCCCCCTGGCGGAGGAGGCCACCTTGGACCTCTTCCCCCCGGTGGCGGGTGGCGCCTTTGCCCAGCGCTTTGGGGCCCTGCCCCCCTGGCTTTTGGAAAGGTACCTCCTGGAGTGGGGGGGAAGGAAGCTGGAGGAAGGGGTCTACGCCCTCTCCGGGGCCACCGTGCGCTTCGCCGAGGCGGAACCCCTAAGGGTGGGAAGCCTCTCCATCAGCCAGCTTGGGGTGGAGGTGGAGGGCGAGGAAGCCGAGGCCTGGTTCCAAAGGATCCAGATGGCGGCGGCCCGAGGCGGAGGCTAA
- a CDS encoding ATP-binding cassette domain-containing protein, whose amino-acid sequence MSPVLKAQGLVRRYGGFSLEVPHLQVYPGEILAVLGPSGSGKTTLLRLLAGLLPPEEGRVEGGFRAYLPQTPPLLRRSVLENAAFGLLLHGVPRRRALAQAALLLERIGLGAKARQPAHLLSGGEAVRLALARTLLVEPAVLLLDEPTASLDPANTLKVEALLEETAKGGRGVVLATHDLFQVRRLAHRVVFLFQGQVVEEAPVGQFFQSPKDPRSQAFLQGRLLP is encoded by the coding sequence ATGAGCCCTGTCCTTAAGGCCCAAGGATTGGTGCGCCGCTACGGGGGGTTTAGCCTCGAGGTTCCCCATCTCCAGGTTTACCCCGGGGAGATCCTGGCGGTTCTGGGACCTTCGGGAAGCGGCAAGACCACCCTTTTGCGCCTCCTTGCGGGCCTCCTTCCCCCGGAGGAGGGCCGGGTGGAAGGAGGGTTCCGGGCCTACCTCCCCCAGACCCCACCCCTTCTTCGGCGTAGCGTCTTGGAAAACGCCGCCTTCGGCCTGTTGCTCCATGGGGTCCCTCGGCGCCGGGCCCTGGCCCAGGCCGCCCTGCTTTTGGAACGGATTGGTTTAGGGGCCAAGGCCCGGCAGCCCGCCCATCTCCTATCCGGGGGGGAGGCGGTGCGCCTGGCCCTGGCCAGAACGCTTTTGGTGGAGCCTGCGGTCTTGCTCCTGGATGAGCCCACCGCCAGCCTGGACCCCGCCAACACCCTGAAGGTGGAGGCCTTGCTGGAGGAAACGGCCAAGGGAGGCCGGGGGGTGGTCCTGGCCACCCACGACCTCTTCCAGGTGCGCCGGCTTGCCCATAGGGTGGTCTTTCTCTTCCAGGGCCAGGTGGTGGAGGAAGCCCCCGTGGGCCAGTTTTTCCAAAGCCCAAAGGACCCGAGGAGCCAGGCCTTTTTGCAGGGGCGGCTCCTTCCTTAG
- a CDS encoding ABC transporter permease: protein MEAAELWEISLRSLWVAGLATLLAALPAVPLGLWLALRGGGGIFGRVLLYAGLALPSVVVGLFFYLLLSRSGPLGSLGFLYTPYAMVLAEAVLAFPLIAAFVLSGARGRVEEVRLLVRSLGGKENQVLPTLFWESRRTLAAALAAGFGGAISEVGAATLVGGDIRHHTRVLTTAIVVETRKGELESALALGFVLLGVALLVTALLVVLERE from the coding sequence GTGGAGGCCGCTGAGCTTTGGGAGATCTCCTTGCGGAGCCTCTGGGTGGCGGGGCTTGCCACCCTTTTGGCGGCCCTTCCCGCCGTGCCCTTGGGGCTTTGGCTGGCCTTAAGGGGGGGTGGAGGGATTTTCGGGCGGGTTCTCCTCTACGCTGGCCTGGCCCTCCCTTCCGTGGTGGTGGGGCTTTTCTTTTATCTTCTCCTTTCCCGCTCTGGGCCCTTGGGTTCCTTGGGCTTTCTCTACACCCCCTATGCCATGGTGCTGGCAGAGGCGGTCTTGGCCTTTCCCCTCATCGCCGCCTTCGTGCTTTCGGGGGCCAGGGGCCGGGTGGAGGAGGTGCGGCTTCTGGTGCGGAGCCTGGGGGGCAAGGAGAACCAGGTGCTTCCCACCCTGTTCTGGGAAAGTCGCCGCACCCTGGCCGCCGCCTTGGCGGCGGGGTTTGGCGGGGCCATTAGCGAGGTGGGGGCGGCCACCTTGGTGGGCGGGGATATCCGCCACCACACCCGGGTCCTCACCACGGCCATCGTGGTGGAAACCCGCAAAGGGGAGCTGGAAAGCGCCTTGGCCTTAGGCTTTGTCCTCCTGGGGGTGGCCCTTTTGGTCACGGCCCTTCTGGTGGTTTTGGAGCGGGAATGA
- a CDS encoding substrate-binding domain-containing protein, which translates to MRLIQGVVLLAVWALSPGLGLRLATTTSVYDSGLLDRLLPAFGRTTGVRVEVLAVGTGQALLLAERGDVDAVLVHAPSLEGEALGRGILARPLCLAQNRYLLVGPKGDPARVQEAGDIREALRRIARVQAPFVSRGDRSGTHLKERELWQKAGLTPKGSWYLESGAGMGQTLVLAAEKGAYTLSDWATYLTVGRRRGLVALYRRDDPLLLNRYTYYVVPRGAKAEEAEALRRFLATEEAARLVEGLRVEGAQLFKALRGRCIIPRGGGR; encoded by the coding sequence ATGCGCCTCATCCAGGGGGTGGTTCTCCTGGCGGTCTGGGCCTTGAGCCCGGGTCTGGGGCTTAGGCTTGCCACCACCACCAGCGTCTACGACTCGGGGCTTTTGGACCGGCTTTTGCCCGCCTTCGGGAGGACCACGGGGGTGCGGGTGGAGGTCCTGGCCGTGGGTACAGGGCAGGCCCTCCTGTTGGCGGAGCGCGGGGATGTGGATGCGGTCTTGGTCCATGCCCCAAGCCTCGAGGGGGAGGCCCTAGGACGGGGCATCCTCGCCCGGCCCCTTTGCCTGGCCCAAAACCGCTACCTGCTGGTGGGGCCCAAGGGGGACCCCGCCCGGGTCCAGGAGGCAGGGGATATCCGGGAGGCCCTGCGGCGGATCGCCCGGGTCCAGGCTCCCTTTGTCTCCCGGGGGGATCGCTCAGGCACCCATTTGAAGGAGCGGGAGCTTTGGCAGAAGGCAGGCCTCACCCCCAAGGGGAGCTGGTACCTGGAGTCGGGGGCGGGTATGGGCCAGACCCTGGTTCTGGCGGCGGAAAAGGGGGCCTATACCCTTTCCGACTGGGCCACCTACCTCACCGTGGGCCGGAGGCGGGGTCTCGTGGCCCTTTATCGGCGGGATGACCCCCTTCTTTTGAATCGGTACACGTACTACGTGGTGCCTCGAGGGGCCAAGGCCGAGGAGGCGGAAGCCCTTCGCCGCTTCCTGGCCACGGAGGAGGCGGCCCGGTTGGTGGAGGGCCTGCGGGTGGAGGGGGCGCAGCTCTTTAAGGCCTTAAGGGGGCGGTGTATCATCCCCAGGGGTGGAGGCCGCTGA
- a CDS encoding DUF309 domain-containing protein has translation MEALKEAWRLFQEGRFFEAHEVLEEAWQRAQGERRRFLGGLILLAAALHQAQAGRGGLRNLRKAEGKLKGLPSPYLGLDWQPLLEEARRRLGA, from the coding sequence GTGGAAGCCTTGAAGGAGGCCTGGCGCCTTTTCCAGGAGGGCCGTTTCTTTGAGGCCCACGAGGTCTTGGAGGAAGCCTGGCAGAGGGCGCAAGGGGAAAGGCGGCGGTTTCTGGGGGGGCTCATCCTCCTGGCCGCCGCCCTGCACCAGGCCCAGGCCGGGCGGGGGGGCCTGAGGAACCTGCGGAAGGCGGAAGGGAAACTAAAGGGCCTCCCCTCCCCCTATCTCGGCCTGGACTGGCAGCCCCTCTTGGAGGAGGCCCGGCGTAGACTTGGGGCGTGA
- a CDS encoding asparaginase, with translation MKAWVYVYRGQEVENRHRISLAIHGQEGLLAYAGNPGLWSYMRSSAKPFQALALFLTGAVERFGLTEEEVALATASHDGTPRHVEVASRFLAKLGLGPEALVCGVHPPFSKEARKALEVAGQSPTPLHHNCSGKHAGMLAASLALGASPEGYENPAHPVQVLNQRTLRELSGVEPRLATDGCSVPTFALPLSRAARAFLLLAQPEVAREAYQKPLRQVRAAMRRYPELVAGPGSIDTLLMERLPVVAKRGADGYYGLALLESPRGPLGVALKVEDGSAQAREVAVVALLRLLGLDPGPTPWDQPELRNYRGLQVGHLKAQLDLTWL, from the coding sequence GTGAAGGCTTGGGTCTACGTCTACCGCGGCCAAGAGGTGGAAAACCGGCACCGCATCTCCTTGGCTATCCACGGCCAGGAAGGCCTTTTGGCTTATGCGGGAAACCCCGGCTTATGGAGCTATATGCGCTCCTCGGCCAAACCCTTCCAGGCCCTGGCCCTCTTCCTCACGGGGGCAGTGGAGCGGTTTGGCCTCACGGAGGAGGAAGTGGCCTTGGCCACCGCCAGCCACGACGGCACCCCCCGGCATGTGGAGGTGGCCTCGAGGTTCCTGGCCAAGCTGGGCCTGGGCCCGGAGGCCCTGGTGTGCGGGGTGCACCCTCCCTTTTCCAAGGAGGCCCGGAAGGCCCTGGAGGTGGCCGGGCAGAGCCCCACCCCCCTTCACCACAACTGCTCGGGGAAACATGCAGGCATGCTGGCCGCCAGCTTAGCCCTAGGCGCAAGCCCCGAGGGCTACGAGAACCCCGCCCACCCGGTCCAGGTCCTTAACCAAAGAACCCTGAGGGAGCTTTCCGGGGTCGAGCCCCGTTTGGCCACGGACGGCTGTAGCGTGCCCACCTTTGCCCTGCCCCTTTCCCGGGCCGCCCGGGCCTTTCTCCTTCTGGCCCAGCCAGAGGTGGCAAGGGAAGCTTACCAAAAGCCCCTGCGCCAGGTCCGGGCCGCCATGCGCCGCTACCCGGAGCTGGTGGCAGGACCAGGAAGCATCGACACCCTCCTCATGGAGCGCCTGCCGGTGGTGGCCAAGCGGGGAGCCGATGGCTACTACGGCCTAGCCCTTCTGGAAAGCCCCCGTGGGCCCTTGGGCGTGGCCTTGAAGGTGGAGGATGGCTCGGCGCAAGCCCGGGAGGTGGCGGTGGTGGCCCTTTTGCGCCTCCTGGGCCTGGACCCAGGCCCCACCCCCTGGGACCAGCCAGAGCTAAGGAACTACCGCGGGCTACAGGTAGGCCACCTCAAGGCCCAGCTGGACCTCACCTGGCTCTAG
- a CDS encoding FUN14 domain-containing protein, protein MELPDLSPYLGQMTFGGLAGYAVGYALKKVGRFLAIALGLLFIAVQLLAQAGYIQVDWTRIQRDVEPLLQQPGLQSFWDRLLKTLTYNLPFGASFVGGLVLGLRAG, encoded by the coding sequence GTGGAACTACCTGATCTAAGCCCTTACCTGGGTCAGATGACCTTTGGCGGTTTGGCCGGGTATGCGGTGGGCTATGCCCTGAAGAAGGTGGGCCGGTTCCTGGCCATTGCCTTGGGCCTCCTTTTCATCGCCGTCCAGCTCCTGGCCCAGGCGGGGTATATCCAGGTGGACTGGACCCGTATCCAAAGGGATGTGGAGCCCCTGCTGCAGCAACCCGGCCTGCAAAGCTTCTGGGATAGGCTCCTAAAAACCCTCACCTATAACCTCCCCTTTGGGGCCAGCTTCGTGGGCGGGCTGGTCCTGGGCCTGAGGGCGGGATAG
- a CDS encoding HD domain-containing protein, which produces MPSFAEALALMEAWTESESLRRHMRAVEVAMRAYARRFGEDEEVWAMAGVLHDMDYEKYPEEHPYRGVEELRRLGYPEEVLQAILGHASYTGVPRKSLMAKALFAVDELTGLITAAVYVRPDRSILGLELPSLKKKFKDKAFARGVNREEILKGAEDLGLPLEEHMAFVLEAMKGEATLLGLK; this is translated from the coding sequence ATGCCGAGCTTTGCGGAAGCCCTAGCCCTCATGGAGGCCTGGACGGAAAGCGAGTCCCTAAGGCGGCACATGCGGGCGGTGGAGGTGGCCATGCGGGCCTACGCCCGCCGCTTTGGGGAGGACGAGGAGGTTTGGGCCATGGCCGGAGTCCTCCACGACATGGACTACGAGAAATACCCTGAGGAGCACCCCTACCGGGGGGTGGAGGAGCTGAGGCGCCTGGGTTACCCCGAGGAGGTCTTGCAGGCCATCCTGGGCCACGCCTCTTACACTGGGGTTCCCCGCAAGTCCCTGATGGCCAAGGCCCTCTTCGCTGTAGACGAGCTCACCGGCCTCATCACCGCCGCGGTTTATGTGCGGCCAGACCGCTCCATCCTGGGCCTCGAGCTGCCAAGCCTCAAGAAGAAGTTCAAGGACAAGGCCTTCGCCAGGGGAGTGAACCGGGAGGAGATCCTCAAGGGGGCCGAGGACCTGGGGCTTCCTCTGGAGGAGCACATGGCCTTTGTCCTCGAGGCCATGAAGGGGGAAGCCACGCTTTTGGGCCTAAAGTAG
- the ispF gene encoding 2-C-methyl-D-erythritol 2,4-cyclodiphosphate synthase: MRLGYGEDSHRLVEGKPLYLCGLLIPSPHGALAHSDGDAPLHALTDALLSAFGLGDIGLLFPDTDPRWQGARSEVFLQEALRQVGERGGKLIQVSLAIVLDQPKLSPHRKALQENLSRLLGLPLDGIGLTFKTSEGLAPKHIQARAVVLLEG, encoded by the coding sequence ATGCGCCTAGGCTACGGGGAGGATAGCCACCGCCTTGTGGAGGGCAAGCCCCTCTACCTCTGCGGCCTCTTGATCCCAAGCCCCCACGGGGCCCTGGCCCATTCCGATGGGGATGCTCCCTTACACGCCCTCACCGACGCCTTGCTTTCCGCCTTTGGCCTTGGGGATATCGGCCTCCTTTTCCCCGACACCGACCCCCGCTGGCAAGGGGCAAGGAGCGAGGTTTTCCTACAAGAAGCCCTCCGCCAGGTGGGGGAAAGGGGGGGAAAGCTGATCCAGGTAAGCCTGGCCATCGTCCTGGACCAGCCCAAGCTTTCCCCCCACCGCAAGGCCCTCCAGGAGAATCTTTCCAGGCTTCTAGGCCTCCCTTTGGACGGCATCGGCCTTACCTTCAAGACCTCAGAAGGACTTGCCCCCAAGCATATCCAAGCCCGGGCGGTGGTGCTTTTAGAGGGCTAG
- a CDS encoding tetratricopeptide repeat protein — protein sequence MRLILGLLLLGLPAWAQGAEDYFTRCQRLFQQGALESAQATCELALKSDPEHRPSLLLLTRIHLERGDLGQAESYLGQLGDEPEARLLRARILLQKGQAAEVLKLSLPPGPEANLLKAQALKALRRYEEALGFAQNLPPTPEARLFLAQLYLALGHPQEGLKVLGPTLGERLERGRLLFLSGKPQEAIPLLEGLLPELSAQPRMQSEALSLLVLAYLGQGQLAQGQAALKQLSTLENLPARLLARAWPWLLVFLLFLLLVLLGESRIEPLRTLEVVEDPLPGPGSLYLTLLGSLLLSLLLAALLGKALFANALALFTPYQKDLLLPNLYLIYGLLLFASLLLVRGFRKRLPNLLGSWSTWIEGFWVGPALVLLLFLYGWVREALGLGTLPLNLLAFLGLALMEPFFRGLVPLVLKERYKDLHPYLAALLFALAVPGPTFLLLLLGAGLLWAKERAEGTLGLALGWVVAGVILALFPASWLRAF from the coding sequence ATGAGGCTTATCCTGGGATTGTTGCTCCTGGGCCTCCCCGCATGGGCCCAGGGAGCCGAGGATTATTTCACCCGTTGCCAGCGGCTTTTCCAACAAGGAGCCCTGGAAAGCGCCCAGGCCACCTGCGAACTGGCCCTTAAAAGCGACCCCGAACACCGGCCAAGCCTCCTTCTCCTCACCCGCATCCATCTGGAAAGGGGGGACCTGGGGCAGGCGGAAAGCTACCTGGGGCAACTGGGCGACGAACCGGAGGCCCGGCTCCTTCGCGCCCGGATCCTCCTGCAAAAAGGCCAGGCCGCGGAGGTCCTCAAGCTTTCCCTGCCTCCAGGACCCGAGGCCAACCTGCTAAAGGCCCAGGCCCTAAAGGCCCTTCGCCGGTACGAGGAGGCCTTGGGGTTCGCCCAAAACCTACCCCCTACCCCCGAAGCCCGGCTATTCCTGGCCCAGCTCTACCTGGCCCTGGGGCATCCCCAGGAGGGTCTAAAGGTCCTGGGCCCTACCCTGGGGGAAAGGCTGGAAAGGGGCCGCCTCCTCTTCCTTTCGGGCAAACCCCAGGAGGCCATCCCCCTTTTGGAGGGGCTTCTCCCCGAGCTTTCCGCCCAGCCCCGGATGCAAAGCGAGGCCCTTTCCCTCCTGGTCCTGGCCTACCTGGGGCAGGGGCAGCTTGCCCAGGGGCAGGCGGCCTTGAAGCAGCTTTCCACCCTGGAAAACCTCCCCGCCCGCCTCCTGGCCAGGGCCTGGCCGTGGCTTCTCGTCTTCTTGCTCTTTTTGCTCCTGGTCCTCCTGGGGGAAAGCCGCATCGAACCCCTGCGCACCCTCGAGGTGGTGGAGGACCCCTTGCCGGGGCCGGGAAGCCTTTACCTCACCCTCCTGGGTAGCCTCCTCCTCTCCCTTTTGTTGGCCGCCTTGCTGGGAAAGGCCCTGTTCGCCAACGCCCTAGCCCTTTTCACCCCCTACCAGAAGGACCTCCTCCTCCCCAACCTTTACCTCATCTATGGTCTTCTCCTCTTCGCCAGCCTTTTGCTGGTAAGGGGGTTCCGCAAGCGCCTCCCTAACCTGCTCGGTTCCTGGTCCACCTGGATTGAAGGGTTCTGGGTGGGGCCGGCTTTGGTCCTTCTCCTCTTCCTCTACGGCTGGGTCAGGGAAGCCCTGGGGCTTGGCACCCTGCCCCTAAACCTCCTGGCCTTCCTGGGCCTGGCCCTCATGGAGCCCTTTTTCCGAGGCCTCGTTCCCCTGGTCCTCAAGGAGCGGTATAAGGACCTCCACCCCTATCTGGCAGCCCTTCTCTTCGCCCTGGCCGTGCCCGGGCCCACCTTCCTCCTCCTTCTCCTGGGGGCTGGGCTCCTTTGGGCTAAGGAGCGGGCGGAGGGCACCTTGGGGCTGGCCCTGGGCTGGGTGGTGGCGGGGGTGATCCTGGCCCTCTTCCCCGCCTCCTGGCTTCGGGCCTTCTAA
- a CDS encoding SAM hydrolase/SAM-dependent halogenase family protein, translating to MRPVFFLSDFGLEDPYVGVVRAVLWERAPGVPVLDLAHALPPQDLRRAAYALVEALPYLPEGAVVLAVVDPGVGTRRRAIAALGRRLYVGPDNGLFTLAWLLDPPIRAHEIARISPPSPKGILPLPGWAPGGHTFHGRDLFAPAAAHLALGLALEGLGPEVPVRDLVRLPLSLTPGPQGEVLTFDRFGNAITTLLEAPLGGFVEVAGKRIPIRKTFADVEKGEAVAYLGSAGLLEIGIHQGSAKEGLRLREGMPVVIAPPPSAPPPPEGPRR from the coding sequence ATGCGTCCCGTCTTCTTCCTTTCCGATTTTGGCCTCGAGGACCCCTACGTGGGGGTGGTGAGGGCGGTTCTCTGGGAAAGGGCCCCTGGGGTACCCGTCCTGGACCTGGCCCACGCCCTACCCCCTCAGGACCTGCGCCGGGCCGCCTATGCCCTCGTTGAAGCCCTCCCTTACCTGCCGGAAGGGGCGGTGGTCCTGGCGGTGGTGGACCCCGGGGTGGGCACCAGGAGGCGGGCCATCGCCGCTTTGGGAAGACGCCTTTACGTGGGGCCCGACAACGGCCTTTTCACCCTGGCCTGGCTCCTGGACCCACCCATCCGAGCCCATGAGATCGCCCGCATCTCCCCTCCAAGCCCCAAGGGCATCCTCCCCCTGCCAGGCTGGGCCCCGGGGGGCCACACCTTCCACGGCCGCGACCTCTTCGCCCCCGCTGCGGCCCACCTGGCCCTGGGGCTGGCTCTGGAAGGGCTCGGACCGGAGGTGCCCGTACGGGACCTGGTGCGCCTCCCCCTCTCCCTTACCCCAGGACCCCAAGGGGAGGTCCTCACCTTTGACCGCTTTGGCAACGCCATCACCACCCTCCTCGAGGCCCCCCTAGGGGGGTTTGTGGAGGTGGCGGGGAAGAGGATCCCCATCCGCAAGACCTTTGCCGACGTGGAAAAAGGCGAGGCCGTGGCCTACCTGGGAAGCGCCGGGCTTTTGGAGATCGGCATCCACCAAGGGAGCGCCAAGGAAGGCCTTAGGCTAAGGGAGGGGATGCCCGTGGTCATAGCTCCTCCACCCAGCGCCCCACCTCCTCCAGAAGGTCCAAGGCGGTGA